AGCGCGAGGGCATAGTCGTGCGTGAGCAAACGAACTGTCCCAGTACTGACATCGGCAACGCCGAGCTCCCCGTAAGGTCCTCCGGTCGCCCGGACGGCGAAAGCCACCAGTCGGCCGTCCGGTGATACACGCGGCTCCGTTTCCCATCGGTATGGGACTCCATGCACCAGAGCGTGAGCGTTCTCACCTTCCGTTCCTGCGATCCAAATCTGCTCGTCACTAAGGTTCTGGTAGACGATCGAGTGCCCATCAGGCGTCCAAGCTGGATCAGCCGCGTTCAGGACAACTTTGCGCGGCAACCCGCCAAGAGCTGGTACTTCCCAGATGTCCCAGGCTCCGGAGTTGTTGAGCTGCGCATAAGCCAGCATGCCGCCGTCCGGCGACCAACTGGGACGGGCTTTCATGGCGGCGTCGTGTGTGATCTGCAACGGTTCCGCGCCGTGCACAAGTCCAACATAGACGTTGTAATGCCCGTCGCGATTGGAGATGTATGCGACGGAGCGTCCGTCCGGTGACAGCGCCGGTTGCGCCTGGACTCCGGCGAAGCTGGTGACAGCGCTGAAGTGCATCATGGCCGCGGGTGAGGAACGGGTTATCCACCCGGCGACAGCCGCTACGATCGTCGCTCCGGCGGCAAAGCCGCCGACCCAGCCCAGGAGGGAGCGCCGGCGCATGAACGAGACCGGTGTTTGCGCGGCTCGATTCTCCTCAGGGGCGGCTTTGCCTGCCAGCACCTCCTCGATCACAATTCGCGCTTCGCCAATTGCTTGCAGCCGCTGCTTCGGATCCTTCTTGAGACATCGCAGCAAAAGCGCTCGGATTGGTTTCGGTGTGTTCGGCGGAACCAGGCTCCAGGTGGGTTCCGACTTAACGATCTCAGCAAGCGTGTCGGTCACGGTCTCGCCGCTGAAGACCATCTTGCCCGTGAGCATCTCGAACAGAACGCAGCCGAAGGCCCAGACGTCGGAGCGCCGATCGATCGTCCTCCCCTTAGCCTGCTCCGGCGACATGTAGGCTGCTGTGCCTAGAATCATGCCCGCCTGAGTGCCGAGGTGGGTAAAGGTTGGCGAGCTCGAGATGTCAGTGTTCGCGCCTGCGTGTTCGAGCGCCTTCGCCAAACCGAAATCGAGTAGCTTGATGGCGCCATCGGAGGAGAGCTTGATGTTCGCCGGCTTCACATCACGGTGGACAATGCCGCGGTCGTGCGCGTACTCCAGCGCGTCGCAGACTTGTTTCGCGATGTTCAGTGCGTCTTCAACGGGTACCGGGCCGGCGAGTATGCGATCTGCGAGCGTCGGACCTTCGACCAACTCCATTACCAAACCGGGCTTGTCAGAATCCTCAAAGCCGTAAATGGACGCGATGTTCGGATGATTCAGCGATGCGAGGACCTTGGCTTCGCGCTGGAACCGGTCTAGCTTTTCGGGATCTTGTGCGACATCAGGCGGCAGGACTTTAATGGCTACGCTGCGGCCAAGCTTGGAGTCACGGGCGCGATAGACTTCGCCCATGCCGCCGGTCCCGAGCGGTGAAACAATCTCGTACGGACCCAGTCGAGTTCCCGCTGAAAGCCCCACCCCACGCTCCTAAATCGAGTTGCCGAATTGTAGCAGCGTCAATAGGAC
This region of Terriglobales bacterium genomic DNA includes:
- a CDS encoding LpqB family beta-propeller domain-containing protein, producing MGLSAGTRLGPYEIVSPLGTGGMGEVYRARDSKLGRSVAIKVLPPDVAQDPEKLDRFQREAKVLASLNHPNIASIYGFEDSDKPGLVMELVEGPTLADRILAGPVPVEDALNIAKQVCDALEYAHDRGIVHRDVKPANIKLSSDGAIKLLDFGLAKALEHAGANTDISSSPTFTHLGTQAGMILGTAAYMSPEQAKGRTIDRRSDVWAFGCVLFEMLTGKMVFSGETVTDTLAEIVKSEPTWSLVPPNTPKPIRALLLRCLKKDPKQRLQAIGEARIVIEEVLAGKAAPEENRAAQTPVSFMRRRSLLGWVGGFAAGATIVAAVAGWITRSSPAAMMHFSAVTSFAGVQAQPALSPDGRSVAYISNRDGHYNVYVGLVHGAEPLQITHDAAMKARPSWSPDGGMLAYAQLNNSGAWDIWEVPALGGLPRKVVLNAADPAWTPDGHSIVYQNLSDEQIWIAGTEGENAHALVHGVPYRWETEPRVSPDGRLVAFAVRATGGPYGELGVADVSTGTVRLLTHDYALALSPAWSPDSRSIYFSSSRGGTVNIWKIGAEGRGLRQITAGEGDDAEIDVSSDGKRLVFGTMRVNIGLSRFDAHAKSGEPNVKVLTTDPARNEFGPAYSLNGTRIAFFTNLKGAENESIGVADADGGNAIQLVRDSRVNLFPRWSPDGTHIVYGSNSDKNIEYRSIAVSGGAPQTIMSDAADAIVDVGRDGRLLFQKAGEIQVFDPRAGKPATLGKTPKYLGFLRWASNGSSVAYSVLSPQKNDPADGVWVTDFKTPPRQVFRGWVCWFAVDALDDIFVLKGNADLNGEVWKVKWDGSGVSRVPGTLPLLGNVNYIHTFVGNQMDVSPEGGHIVFQSQQVLQENIGIIDNVQ